The Triticum aestivum cultivar Chinese Spring chromosome 7B, IWGSC CS RefSeq v2.1, whole genome shotgun sequence genome window below encodes:
- the LOC123155556 gene encoding serine--glyoxylate aminotransferase translates to MDYMNGPGRNHLFVPGPVNIPDQVIRAMSRQNEDYRSPAIPALTKTLLEDVKKIFKTTTGTPFLFPTTGTGAWESALTNTLSPGDRIVSFSLGQFSLLWIDQQQRLGFSVDVVESDWGYGADLGVLESKLRSDSQHTIKAICIVHNETATGVTNDLHAVRKLLDAYRHPALLLVDGVSSICALDFRMDEWGVDVALTGSQKALSLPTGLGIVCASPKALEAAKTAKSVRVFFDWKDYLKFYKMGTYWPYTPSIQLLYGLRAGLDLLFEEGLDNVIKRHTRLGTATRLAVAAWGLKNCTAKEENFSDTVTAVVVPPYIDSSEIVKHAWKRYNLSLGLGLNKVAGKVFRIGHLGHLNELQLLGCLSGVEMVLKDIGYPVKLGSGVAAAAAYLSNSTPLIPSRI, encoded by the exons ATGGACTACATGAATGGGCCAGGCCGGAACCACCTGTTCGTCCCTGGGCCGGTGAACATTCCGGACCAGGTGATCCGCGCCATGAGCCGGCAGAACGAGGACTACCGCTCGCCGGCGATCCCTGCCCTCACCAAGACCCTCCTGGAGGACGTGAAGAAGATCTTCAAGACCACCACCGGCACCCCCTTCCTCTTCCCCACCACCGGCACCGGCGCCTGGGAGAGCGCGCTCACCAACACGCTCTCCCCGGGGGACCGGATCGTGTCCTTCTCGCTGGGGCAGTTCAGCCTGCTGTGGATCGACCAGCAGCAGCGCCTCGGGTTCAGCGTGGACGTGGTGGAGTCCGACTGGGGCTACGGCGCCGACCTCGGCGTCCTCGAGTCCAAGCTCCGCAGTGACTCGCAGCACACCATCAAGGCCATCTGCATCGTCCACAACGAGACCGCCACCGGCGTCACCAACGACCTCCACGCCGTCCGCAAGCTCCTCG ATGCGTACCGGCACCCGGCGCTGCTGCTGGTGGACGGGGTGTCGTCCATCTGCGCGCTGGACTTCCGCATGGACGAGTGGGGCGTGGACGTGGCCCTGACGGGGTCGCAGAAGGCGCTGTCGCTGCCGACGGGGCTGGGCATCGTGTGCGCCAGCCCCAAGGCGCTGGAGGCGGCCAAGACGGCCAAGTCGGTGCGCGTCTTCTTCGACTGGAAGGACTACCTCAAGTTCTACAAGATGGGCACCTACTGGCCCTACACGCCCTCCATCCAGCTCCTCTACGGCCTCCGCGccggcctcgacctcctcttcgagGAGGGCCTCGACAACGTCATCAAGAGGCACACACGCCTCGGCACCGCAACAAG GCTGGCGGTGGCGGCGTGGGGACTCAAGAACTGCACCGCGAAGGAGGAGAACTTCAGCGACACGGTCACCGCCGTCGTGGTGCCGCCGTACATCGACAGCTCCGAGATCGTCAAGCACGCGTGGAAGCGGTACAACCTCAGCCTCGGGCTCGGGCTGAACAAGGTCGCCGGCAAGGTCTTCAGGATTGGACACCTGGGCCACCTCAACGAG CTGCAACTTCTGGGTTGCCTCAGCGGGGTGGAGATGGTGCTCAAGGACATCGGGTACCCGGTGAAGCTCGGCAGCGGCGTGGCGGCCGCCGCGGCGTACCTCTCGAATTCCACGCCCCTCATCCCCTCCAGGATCTGA